The genome window TAACGTATTTATAAGTTTGGTTCATTTATGCAATATGAATCTATAACTTTGTTCATCATACAGGGTTGTCATAGATTACGGTGAATACAGTGCAAACTGTATGGATATTTATGAATCTTTCGCGGAGGGCAAATGTCTTGAGAATGTCTTCATGCAGTGTTTCATTGAGTGTGTTCGTGATGATTCCAAAAATCATCGTCGAACTCTGACATCTAACAGATTAATACTTGATGTCAACGTTGGGGTAGGTTCTTCTTCACAGTTATTGTAACTATACACATAATATACTTACACACTCTATTTTTTTTATAGGCTCTGTTAAATTTTGAAGAACAGGAACGTCACAGCAAGAATCCTCAGCCATTTTATCAAAATGTGTTACAGAATTGCTTGCACAACACATTGCCTGCTTTGGTAAATCTGGATAAATGCAAGTCGGTAAGTCCCATTAACATTTTGTTCCCAGTTTCATCAGCTCATTAACTGTACATTTTAATTATCATGACATTGTAACAGCAACATGTAACCTATATTTACTTTTCTCATCAACAGATATTGGTACCTATGCTTAGCAGGGGACATTGGACACTGTATGTGATCAATCTACACCATCGGGTTATACACATTTTAGATTCGAATCCGTATGGTATACAACTTGGTGGCACCGAATGGAAGGACTACCATTATGATCCAATTTATTTAGGTGGCAGGAAATTCCCATGGTCTAGGGTTATAATGAGTAGGCTGAGCAAAGCGTTACAACACGTTTGCCCCAATGCAGactttcctaagtttggtaatttTCCAATGGATATGCCATCTAATTGCCCAACAATGAGGACAGGGTCAAATGACTGTGGATTTTTTGTAATGAGTTACATGAAGTTTTATGATCACAATGCAGGTGTCATATCTTCTTTCAATCAACCAGTAAGTGACTGTGCTAACTGTTTCTATAATCTGGTTGCCATCATTTGTACATGTTAGCTATAGACGTGTCTAATGCACGCTATGCTTTTATTGCAGAACAATTCCCGAGACCTACGTGCTCatgcccttcatcaactcacaTTCCATCGCATCAACAAGGCGTTGCCACTTCCATTAGATATCCAGAGATTTATGTTTGCGCGCAATTAGTGAACTATGTCAGAACTAAGCAATGGTGTGGGCAATGTACCGTACTGTGGTATTTTGGCCATTATTGTCAGTTAACAATTTTAGGAAGCTTCCTTATATGTGCTGGTTTAGAACAATTGTCATGCTACCTTGTCTTAGGGGTGTTACCCAGGTTCTTTCTGTGAACTTTAGTTGGCTGGATACTTATGGTTATGCTGCGAATATGTGAACATCAGATGTTTTCACTTCTGTGGGCTTTAAATATGATCTGTTTATATGTTATGAAGATGTTATATGAATACCTCATTCCTTAATACTACCATCAGTTCATATGCGAGTATCATCCAGGTTATATACGATGTTTCCTACTTCAAATTATGCAACATTAGTAAGCAATATACGCTCTATTTATCAGATCTCAACAACCTTATATCTTAGATTATTCGTATCAGATACAACAGACTACTCGCTGCCTGACTCACTGCTGTCGTTATCAACAGACTAATTACTGGTCATATAGTTTACAAATTATACGATCATCCCCCAAGTTATCTACGATGTTTTGTACTTCCACTTATGCAACATTATTAAGCAATATACGCACCATTTATTAGATTTCAATATCCACCTCTATATAAATCAGTTGCCAAACATGCAAGGTTTATTGTAAAAAACAAATTAATCGTATCTCATACAACAGTCTAATCACTGTCTGACTCACTACTATCGAAATCATTTGCGTGTTTTTTGATGTTGTTGTCTCATTCCAATCAGGAGCTTTACTGCCACCCTTGTTCCTAGATCCTGGAGGTCGTCCTCTCTTACGTCCAGCAAGGCTTGCCAACCTTTGTCTATTTTCCTCCATTGACAAACATGTCCTACTGTTGTGACCATCAGCAATTCCACACTTCTGACATTTCCTGGTCATTTTCTTTGTACCTTTCGCTCCCAATTTAATAACCTTTTCTTCACTCCCCTTTATTGTTCTTCCTTTGGGTTTTGAGTTATTTGGTCTTGCCAAGCTTATCCCATCGACTGCAAAATCCAGTTTCTGCAATTCAAAAGTAAATACTTCTCAGCATATAATATTATGTAGTCCAACATACAATATTATACCATTATTACCTTTCTGGCATGATCATTTTGTTCATTGACACCACTAACATTCATAATTGCGTGATCATGCAAATTAACCTGTAATAGACAACACATTTTTTAAGCTCAATCATAACCCaataactcaaacttataaatcaTGTATATGTATAACTGCAAATCAGTATAGTTGTTAAAGATATTACCTCTTCTAATGGACGTATTGGTATATGTatttgatcattggccacaccttGTTCAAGTATATTAGATACGTCTTGAATTTCCTGAAAATTTGGTTGAAAGCTCAATATACATCATTTACAAATAAACATTCACAACAGTATGATCAAAACCTTGTTATTCCTTTCGTCAAATTCACCATCCTTTTCGTTGTCTCTATTGTCTTCATCATCGTCCTGAGATTTTATTGTTTCACACCTCATCAATATAATATGATTAATAATATgttacaaaatacatattaaaacATTACATACCTGTATACCATCTCCTCCACTAGTTCCACAAGTTTCCTCAACGTCTATATCTGTCTCCAAACGCGAAAGTACTTCGAGAAGCTCATCCATTACTGTTAGGCCTCTATCATTTCCTGCTTTGGATAAACTAGCATGATGCACTACTTTCATTGCCTTTTTTagcaacatcttctgtctatATGACTTTGTTTCTCCATCCTTCCCCTTCAAATTCCTATCATCTCTTGAAAACGGAACATCTTGCCTTGCAGAGTAGGTGTATCTTTGTAAAATATATTCCTTCGGTATCCGGTCAATCTGAAGATGCATAAACGCGCGTAGTACATGCACACAGAATAGCCCTATAAAACAATAACGATCATAAGATTTTGTACATATGTTTTCAATGTATATATTTACTATTTAGTACTCCATACCTGTATGTTCCCAATGTTTGCATTCACAAGTATACTTTCCTGCATCTTCATCAGCTGTCACTTTGAATTGGTGTTGTCCCCACACAATTTTATTCGATCTAGTTGTATGTTGCACTACCCAATCATTTGCACCCCCTTCTTCGTCGTGCATTATCTTGAATGCGGTTGCATATTTCAAAGATTCCTAGAATTTATTCATCACAGCCCTTGTGTATGCTCTTGCAACCCTTATCTCAAACATGTATAGTGTGTTCGTTTCCTTTTGACCCTATGGCATATATAATGCAAATTAGTTTACACTTATATTAAGGTATCAATATACGACATAACAATTTTATCCTCACCATGCTTCCCACTGCTTCCTTTGACTCTTTCATCTTTCTACTGTGTAGAAGTTTCATCATTTGCTTGGCGAATTGATGAAGCGGAGTATTTGCATCGACATGTGCACTTTTGACAAGCCTGTTCATGCTTTCGCTACGCTGTGTAGACAACATTAGACCACAATAATGACTTTTGAAAAAAGCAGGCACCCAATCCTTACGTATTCCATACAGCTTATCGAGAGTAATGTTATCGTGCAGATGAAAATCTTCAAGTAGCATTGACCATGCAGTCTCAAACTCCAACTCAGTcaaaggatgatgtattatagattgaAACCGTGTCTTAAAGTCCATTTCCTCAAATCTTGCATACAACTCGTTTAGAAAAGGCATATACCTATTTTGCACATGCCATAGACATAAACGATGTATTGTGTGTGGGAAAACCCTCTCGAGGGCTActggcattgcaggatcttgatctgcaaACATATATGACAAAATTGTACGAATCTTATTCCATGTTATATAAAGAAAATAATATCAAATTTAAGCCATATTTTATGTATATACATTTAATTCATTATTATCAGTCGTACCTGTCAGCGTCACTCGTGGCCCTTCGgttcccatgcatgttttgaaggCGTTGAATACCCATTCAAATGTATCAACAGTTTCATCCCCCAACAATGCGAAAGCAAATATAGTGCAATAGAGGTGGTGATTTGAACCAACAAACATACCTAGTGGTTTTTCATACAGATTAGTCTTATGTGTTGTGTCAAATGTAACCGCATCACCAAAATCCATGTAATCCCCTTGCTGGCTTGCATGTGACCAAAATATGCTCAAAATCTTGCCTTCTTTATCCAATTGGAAGTCAgagaaaaattgtggattatccTTTTTGCAGGATGCAAAAAAGGATAGTAGCTTTGCcacatcatttgcatttctttCTCGTTGCTTTGCCTTTTTCCTGAAATTATTGTCAAAATTTAGCATTAGGCGAAAACAACAATCAACAAATATCAATTATGAATATCAATCGAAACATATTATAAACTTACAGGTTATACATGTCCTGTGCTGTTACAGGCACACTCTCAGGACCACCGTGCATTTCTGATACATAATCCATAATACAATGTTGCGGGATTCGACTCTCTTGCATTGAACTTATGAACTCCATGTATTCAGGATCATGCGTCTTGTTGCATTGTAATTGATTCTTTTCGGTATCCTTTTTAAAAAATTCATGATTATGATCCAAGTGCAACAGATCAATACGCACTGATATAACTGTCTCTTTTGCATCATCATAATTTTTTTAAGTTTCATACCGGCCTTGCATTGTATCCGCTTCGAACTGGTACTACGTATCTTTGGGTTTGATATTCCCCTTACTGCTCTTTTGCCTTCCATCGAGCAATTCAACCACTTACAATTTTTCCGTTCCCTATACTTTTTCaatggaaatccaacttcatatgcatacctaCTATAAAATTTATATGCTTCATCCACCCCACTGAATGTCATACCAACTTTAGGTACTAATCTCGGATCAATTGTAACTTCCTGTGCAAAAATATAAATTGTATCATGTATGGTACCCTACATATTTTTATGTTGTATGTACATCATAACAATTTTCAGACCATAGTTTTACAGTGTATGCACAATATAACTACTGAATGTCATACCATCTCTAGCTGCCTTCTACTGTATACAATTTAACCTACAATACTGAAAATTCAAATCAGTTCAATATTACTTACATGTCTCTGCAGAATCACTGGTATGTCCTGTTCATGATCACCAATAGTACACATAGTATTAAGGTGCTGTCCTCCTTGATTTACTGTCATCCTCGATGCCTCAAATATGGTCTGATCATCAACCCCCGGGGCCCTCAAAGCTGCTGGTGGAGTAATTGCATCTACAGCAGTAGCTGATTCTGTATGCGTAATTCCATCTGACGCTAACTGGTTCCCTCCTTGTTGTTCTTCCTGCACCATTGTTACGATATCCAAGCATTGATTTGGTCGATGAACAGACGTCGGCGTCGTATACTCACTTATGGACTTGTTACCCCATGGCGCCGCCATCTTCCAGAGCAAATACGCCCTTCACCCAGCCGCGGCCTATCAAATGATGCGTACTGTCCACTTTTTTTGGAAGATTATGATTATTTTCCCTGTACCATGCGTATATCCAATATCGTGGACGCGAAATTCACGGCGCATATCCATTACCCGCTGAATTTTAGGATCATGGCCGCGCTGATCGTGGGCGCTCTGATCGTGGGAGTAACAGCCATTTATGCAATTTTATACATAGATTTACGGTGTCGTAACTGTCTGTTTAAATGCGCTTCCCCAATTTATGGGTTACACGTCACCGACCCACGTTCGAACAAGTGGCCCACGTCGGTTTACGCATATTTGTACTAGCTATTATAATTGCATAACTGTAGTGCATTAAAGCGGGCCGCCTGGATCGGTCCATTCGGTTCGACCACGCTCGGCTCGTCTGGCTGGGGCTCCGCGCACCTATATGAAGCCCAGGGTTTCCATTACCAtcgccctatatatatatatatatatatatatatagggaagaggtaatggaagccctgggcttccgttagtgggcgaagccccagccagggAGACCGAACGGGTCGCGTTCGGCCCACTGGACGCCAGCCTGTGCCATTTATGCAAAGGATAACCACGTATCCCGCCTTACACGCGACATGCAATTACGCAAGCATAAATTTGTGTACAAATGTGCATAACTCATGCATAAATGGAATCTTTGCATGCCAGGAATCGCGTGCACGAATATCTGCATGTGCTagacgtttacgactgcataacgttgtgatacatgatagcgtaaaccatgcaaacGTTCACGGCAGGATTTTGGGATAAGGCAAGACGTGATTTTCGTGCGCGTAAATAAAGGCGTAGTTACGGCAGGAAACTAATACAACTTTACAGCCGCGTCCACGTTCGCTCGTCCATCTGAATTATTGGCGGCGGTTAGCGGCGGCGGAAGTGAGAGGTCCGGCCGGCGATGGAGGCGAAAATATGTCCACCACCGGCGCTGGCGATGACATCCTGCCTGTAACGTCTGTGCATACGCCAGCAGGTACGTCTGTTTCAATGGACATGCATCCTGTTTTGTCTGCAATCGCCCCATACACAAAGGGTGTCTCTGTTACTCCTCCGGCGGCATTGAGGGCACCTGGACATATCGAAGAGCACACAAAAACAGTAGACGTGGTCGGCGCAGAGAAGCACATCCCCATGAGACATATTGGGCCACATGAACAGGACACACCTCATATTCTTCAAAGCCACGTAAGTTCTCCCATATTACGTTAAATTTAGTCGCTATTGAATCGTAAATGTTAAATTTCTGTGCGCAACCAGACAATATTGATATAAGATTGATACCTAAagtcggtatgacatttagtaacgtggacgaggcgtataatttttatagtcaatatGCATACGAGGTAGGATTTCCGTTGAAGAAATATAGGGAGCGGAAGAAATGTAAATGGTTGAACTATTCAATGGAAGGAAAGAATGCTGAAAGGGTAGCTGGAAATCCAAGGATACGTAACACATGTTCGAAACGAACACAGTGCAAGGCTGGGATGAAACTTAAAAAAATCTACGATGATGCTAAAGAGAATGTTATTTCTGTTCAGATTGATCTGGTAAACTATGAGCATAATCATGAATTTTTGAAGAAAGATACAGAAAAAGGGCAATTACAATGCAACAAAACACATGATCGTGAATATAtggagttccttagtgcgatgcaagaaAGCAGGATTCCACCACATTGCATTATGGATTTTGTTACAGAAATGCATGGTGGCCCAGAAAACGTTCCAATAACCGTGCAGGACATGAGTAACCTGTAAGTGTATTATGCATTGACAATGATTGTATTTTATATTACATAAACAATCGTAATGTGTTGAGTTAGATACAATGCATAATCATTACATTTTTTGACAGGAAAAAAGCATGGCAAAGGGAGagaaatgcaaatgatgtgtcaaagctgttatcttttttttcattatgcaagaaagataatccacaatttttttcagactttcaactggacaaagaagggaaaattttaagcatattttggtcccatgctagccagcaagccgagtacattgattttggtgatgcagttacatttgatactacacataagactaatatgtatgataagccattaggcatgtttgttggctcgaaccaccacctacaatgcacaatatttgggtttgctttactaggagacgagacagttgatacattcgagtgggtcttcaatacgttcaaaacatgcatgggatgtgacggaccacgagtgatgctgacaggtatGTTGTAATAAAATGTCTCGTAATTATTATGTCACGTACTATATGATATCATATTGTCTTGCATGATGTTATGTAAATTTATATATTTCAGATCAAGACCCTGCCATGCCAATTGCACTTGGCAGAGTATTCCCAAACACAATACATCGATTGTGTTTGTGGCATGTGCAAAACAGGTATATGCCCCACTTGAATGAATTATATGCAAGATTTGAGGACATGGATTTCAAAAcaaggttccaatctataatacatcatccattGAATGAAATGGAGTTCGAGGCTGCCTGGCAAATGATGCTTGATGATTTCCAACTACACGAGAACAACACCCTTGCCAGATTATATGAAATACACAAAGATTGGGTACCTGCATTTTTCAAAGGAGATTATTGTGGTCTTATGGTCTCTACACAACGAAGCGAGAGCATGAACAAGTTGGTGAAGAGTGCCCACGTGGATGCAAACACACCGCTTCATCAATTTGCAAAGCAAATGATGAAGCTCCTGCATAGTAGGAAGATGAAAGAGGCCAAAGAGGCACTAGGATGCATGGTAAGTGAAAAAAATTAATAAACATATGTTTTATGCTATTAAAAACAAACAGTATTAATACTATATTGTGTAATTTGCAGGGTCAAAAGGATACAACTACATTGTATATGTTTGAAATAAGAGTTGCAAGGGCATACACTAGAGCTGTGATGACAAGGTTTCAGGAGACAGTAAAATATGCAACTGCATACCGAATAGACCGTGATACAGAGGGTGACGAACATGATTGGGTGGTGAAACATACTACAAGATCAAATAAAATTGTTTGGGTCAACACCAATTCAAGATAAGGGCTGATGTGGATGCCGGAAAGTATTCATGTGAGTGCAAGCATTGGGAGCATACATGTATGTTATACTATATAAAATTATAAATTATTACGAATACATAGCTGTTTACGATTAATATATGACATAATGTATGTTTAATCAATTATAGGACTATTTTGTGTTCATCTTGTACGCGCTTTCATGCATCTACAAATTGAAAGGATCCCAAGTGAGTATATTTTGCAACGATACACATACTCCGCGCATCAAGATGTGGCTTTTTCAAGAGACGATAGGAATTTGAAAGGAAAAGATGGAGAAACTAGATCATatagacagaagatgttgcttaaaaaAGCAATGAAAGTAGTACACCATGCGAGTCTGTCTAAAGCTGGGAATGATAAAGCCCTAGAGATGATGGACGAATTATTAGGGTTATTGATGCGTGTGGAGCCTGATATAGGTACTGGTGAGAGTTGTGGCACAAGTGTTTGCGATGACATCCAGGTACGCACCTCGTGATGTTATGAATTTTGCATAATTACTTGTCGATTATGATCCATGATTGTAATGATGATATAGGTCGAAGCGTATGAAACAGAAGAAATGGCTATAGACAACTTACGCAAATTAGATGATGGGAACGAGGTATGGAACAAATCTTTATAATGTATTACATATACTGCTCTATAAAATTTGTGTCTTCACTGGACTTTGTTTTATTTCACAGGAAATTTTAATGGGCTCTAATACAAATGAATGCAATACTAAGGATGATCAATGTAATATGCAGATATTAACATTGGAACATAACACTGACATTCGACTGGTTGAGAGTAGTTCTATGGATGTGGAAGCTAGAAAGGTGAAAACATTGCTACAATATATGATGACATACGAGAATGTAAAATCTGACTTGATATCTTTGTTTTGTAGAAACTGGAATTTCATATGGAAGGTGTAAACTTAACAAGACCAGATAAGGCCAAGCCTAAGGGAAGAACAATCAAAAGTAGTGAGCAACAAGTTTTAAAATTGGGTGCGAAAGGAGCTAAGAAGATGAGCAGGAAATGCCAGAAATGTGGCATAGCTGATGGTCACAACAGCCGTACGTGTTTAACTGTCGAGGATAATAGGGTTCGATTGGCTAACCTATCTGGACGTAAGCGAGGACGGCCTCCTGGTTCAAGGAACAAACTCATAGCTGCAGCCCCGCAATGGAATGAGACATCAACGTCGAAAAAACGAACGGTGGATGTCAGAGATGATGATTCATCTGGTAGAGAGTAGAAGACCATAAGATACAATTATTTCCTTGTGTAAATGTGATTCCTGTGTTCATTTGACAACTTCCAG of Zea mays cultivar B73 chromosome 8, Zm-B73-REFERENCE-NAM-5.0, whole genome shotgun sequence contains these proteins:
- the LOC103636773 gene encoding protein FAR1-RELATED SEQUENCE 5-like, which codes for MEFISSMQESRIPQHCIMDYVSEMHGGPESVPVTAQDMYNLKKAKQRERNANDVAKLLSFFASCKKDNPQFFSDFQLDKEGKILSIFWSHASQQGDYMDFGDAVTFDTTHKTNLYEKPLGMFVGSNHHLYCTIFAFALLGDETVDTFEWVFNAFKTCMGTEGPRVTLTDQDPAMPVALERIDRIPKEYILQRYTYSARQDVPFSRDDRNLKGKDGETKSYRQKMLLKKAMKVVHHASLSKAGNDRGLTVMDELLEVLSRLETDIDVEETCGTSGGDGIQDDDEDNRDNEKDGEFDERNNKEIQDVSNILEQGVANDQIHIPIRPLEEVNLHDHAIMNVSGVNEQNDHARKSMG